The following proteins are co-located in the Polystyrenella longa genome:
- a CDS encoding RHS repeat domain-containing protein, whose protein sequence is MVVGEIDDEINLEADDLTISTNYDNQGRVISETNVLGLTRDYEYDEDGNLTAVILPEVTHPITSQMVRPRYEYEYDSYGNRTVIRDNIVQIGSTVYYDHDGVTGDDSRETVFTFNDLGQQLTRTLPSTETESTSYDSIGRQDQMIDFEGNIVDYLFTDNDLLEEIKYYLPGSNPAVDDPDETVMYTYDDQKNITSIIDDRGTTSYVRDADSQLIQISTLEGTLNYEYDDLTHLIDRVTTGDPAVSMTNDTRYTYDELNRLEAVTVYERNDVVLSTPETTTYSYDAIGNLVRIDQANGVVTTYEYDDLYRLDLLIHYAPDSTPNDLSDNDKLSQYAYTVQADGRKTGTIETHWENGTPYVDTFTWAYDNSGRLVTETLDSYDNTLDFEANYTYDLVGNRLKKQVDIDLDSDIDEMTTYTYNNADQLLTESTVIGLVDDGVNLETDDTTATYSYTGTQLTGKEVKATYADEVISNTTSEFNLQGRLSKVTIDTYTSGVVSKQEVTEYEYDVKGIRVSSHHTVDEGNDSTLEVDEMTTYLNDPYNPTGYSQVLEEVTYDNLVQTETERTIFTLGLDLINQVTFDSLNSNGLHATFLYGGHGSTRILTDFLGAISVYNSVLQIFRYDAYGQALGFDPSTSLTNILYSGEWFDNRIQQQYLRARFYDAATGRFNRLDPFYGNLKDPQSLHKYLYTHGDPVNGVDPSGNSYVAIFAVFKAFTAITSLSIGVENILRSHMMGNDNAKTRSFYVQGLLFGISQGLSLGAGAVAGILGGINGFLIGNAVVDGWIAVSLLGEYSARMQKNYYRGTGGYEGDNLMVGLVQNVLNEWNQTNLQTKKNALFNMHYSSIVVSAWDIKDMLGERKAEWSQDPVTQDHKYLKYTMSFRSAVYPVAEVNYTLWGMANRLAYEDNIYPISTNWYSTLGLVVFYKLISSPAFLFDTPFETITGKTAFADYGWTVLGALNGNLNGRNVNWNHLKGEPLEEQILRATHNNMLYSDVYLRNKLKFMLGYLIDN, encoded by the coding sequence ATGGTTGTTGGAGAGATTGATGATGAAATCAACCTGGAAGCTGATGATCTCACAATCTCTACAAACTATGACAACCAGGGACGTGTCATATCGGAAACGAATGTTCTCGGCCTCACCAGAGATTATGAATATGATGAGGATGGAAATTTAACTGCTGTAATTTTACCTGAAGTTACTCACCCCATTACCAGCCAGATGGTTCGTCCCCGTTATGAATACGAGTACGACTCATATGGAAACAGAACCGTCATCCGTGATAACATCGTACAAATCGGCTCCACAGTTTATTACGATCACGACGGGGTCACTGGGGATGACAGCCGGGAGACGGTCTTTACCTTCAATGATCTGGGGCAGCAATTGACCCGCACACTTCCATCTACAGAAACGGAATCAACGTCGTATGATTCCATTGGTCGCCAGGACCAGATGATTGATTTTGAAGGAAATATTGTTGATTATCTCTTTACGGATAACGATTTGCTGGAAGAAATAAAATATTATCTTCCAGGGAGTAATCCTGCTGTTGACGATCCAGATGAAACAGTTATGTATACCTACGATGACCAGAAAAATATCACCAGCATCATCGACGACCGGGGGACCACTTCCTATGTCCGAGATGCCGACAGCCAGTTGATTCAGATATCAACTCTGGAAGGTACTCTTAACTATGAATACGACGATTTAACACATTTGATTGACCGGGTAACAACGGGAGATCCTGCAGTAAGTATGACCAATGATACCCGTTATACCTATGACGAACTGAACCGTTTGGAAGCAGTTACCGTTTATGAACGAAACGATGTTGTGTTGAGCACTCCAGAAACAACCACATATTCTTATGATGCTATTGGAAATTTGGTGAGAATCGACCAGGCCAATGGGGTTGTTACCACGTATGAATACGACGACTTGTACCGGTTGGATTTGTTAATCCATTACGCTCCGGACAGCACACCGAACGATTTGAGTGATAACGACAAACTCTCCCAGTATGCATATACAGTTCAGGCAGATGGAAGAAAAACAGGTACTATCGAAACCCATTGGGAAAATGGGACACCTTACGTTGATACATTTACCTGGGCTTACGACAATTCAGGGCGTCTAGTAACAGAAACACTGGACAGCTATGACAACACTCTCGACTTTGAAGCAAATTACACCTACGATCTGGTCGGAAATCGACTGAAGAAACAGGTTGATATTGATCTCGATTCGGATATCGACGAGATGACAACATACACTTACAACAACGCCGATCAATTATTGACAGAATCAACGGTGATCGGGCTCGTTGACGATGGTGTGAATCTGGAAACAGATGACACAACCGCCACCTATAGCTATACAGGTACGCAACTAACTGGTAAAGAAGTCAAAGCAACATATGCCGATGAAGTGATCAGCAATACCACTAGCGAATTCAATCTGCAAGGTCGATTGAGCAAGGTGACCATCGACACCTACACGAGTGGTGTGGTCAGTAAGCAGGAGGTAACCGAGTACGAATACGATGTCAAAGGCATCAGGGTTTCCTCTCATCACACAGTCGATGAAGGTAATGACAGCACGCTCGAAGTCGACGAAATGACAACTTATTTGAATGATCCCTATAACCCGACCGGTTATTCCCAGGTTCTGGAAGAAGTAACTTACGATAATCTCGTTCAGACGGAAACGGAACGCACAATTTTTACACTTGGTTTGGATTTAATTAACCAGGTTACCTTTGATTCACTCAACTCGAATGGACTGCATGCCACATTTCTGTATGGCGGTCATGGTAGCACCCGTATTCTGACCGATTTTCTGGGGGCCATTTCCGTTTACAATAGCGTCCTGCAAATCTTCCGCTACGATGCCTACGGTCAGGCTCTCGGTTTTGATCCATCAACCTCGCTGACAAATATTCTTTACTCGGGTGAATGGTTTGATAATCGAATCCAACAACAATACCTCCGCGCCCGCTTCTACGATGCCGCTACGGGGCGATTTAACCGCCTGGATCCATTCTACGGTAATTTGAAAGATCCGCAGAGTTTGCACAAGTATCTGTATACGCACGGTGATCCCGTGAATGGGGTTGATCCAAGCGGGAATTCTTACGTTGCTATATTCGCTGTATTTAAAGCTTTTACCGCTATTACGTCTCTTTCTATTGGAGTCGAAAACATTTTAAGGTCCCACATGATGGGAAATGATAACGCGAAAACCCGGAGCTTCTATGTACAGGGACTGTTATTTGGTATTTCTCAGGGACTATCACTTGGAGCCGGAGCCGTAGCAGGAATATTAGGTGGCATAAATGGTTTTCTTATCGGAAATGCAGTTGTAGATGGTTGGATAGCAGTCTCCCTTCTTGGAGAATATTCTGCAAGAATGCAAAAAAATTACTACAGAGGCACGGGAGGGTATGAAGGAGATAATCTAATGGTCGGCCTTGTGCAAAATGTACTCAATGAATGGAATCAAACAAACCTTCAAACTAAAAAAAATGCATTATTCAACATGCATTACAGTAGTATCGTTGTTTCTGCCTGGGACATCAAGGATATGTTAGGTGAGAGAAAAGCAGAGTGGTCGCAAGATCCTGTTACTCAAGATCATAAATACTTGAAATACACGATGTCTTTCCGGAGCGCCGTATACCCTGTTGCTGAGGTGAACTACACACTTTGGGGAATGGCCAATCGATTAGCTTACGAAGACAATATATATCCGATTAGCACAAACTGGTATTCAACTTTAGGGCTGGTAGTATTTTACAAACTTATCTCAAGTCCAGCATTTCTATTTGATACTCCATTTGAAACTATCACAGGTAAGACCGCGTTTGCTGATTACGGCTGGACCGTTTTAGGAGCCTTAAACGGAAACTTAAACGGTAGAAATGTTAACTGGAATCACCTGAAAGGGGAACCACTAGAAGAGCAGATACTGAGGGCTACCCACAATAATATGTTGTACTCCGACGTTTACCTTCGGAATAAATTAAAGTTTATGTTGGGCTATCTGATTGATAATTAA
- a CDS encoding integrase core domain-containing protein — protein MQPWHLLVYALSSWVNREQQLAIEYLKTENSILREKVGKKRILLNDNERRRLAVKEKQLGRKLLSELGAIFTPDTILRWHRELIARKWDYSSEKKQVGRPRVRQEIVELILRFAKENPTWGADRIQGALSNVGFHITDTTVRNVLKANGIEPAPDRPASISWETFLRAHWETIFVVDFTTVEVWTKTGLTTFYVMVVMELKSRKVEIAGITTNPNKQWVTQVGRDLTGSDGFLENATHLILDRDTCFQPLRSFLKEQTEIEPVLLPPKSPNMNAYLERFMKSLKSECLNKMIFFGQHSLERALKEYVAHYHSERNHQGLDNQLIEPGEHVGCVAGKIECRERLGGLLKYYYRDTE, from the coding sequence ATGCAGCCCTGGCACCTGCTCGTCTACGCTCTTTCAAGTTGGGTGAATCGTGAACAGCAACTGGCGATTGAATACCTCAAGACTGAAAATAGCATCCTCCGGGAAAAGGTCGGCAAGAAACGGATCCTACTGAACGATAACGAGCGTCGTCGCCTGGCAGTCAAAGAAAAGCAGCTTGGTCGGAAGTTGCTAAGTGAACTCGGCGCGATCTTCACTCCCGATACCATCCTCCGTTGGCACCGGGAGTTGATTGCCCGGAAATGGGACTACTCGTCGGAGAAGAAACAAGTTGGCCGGCCACGTGTTCGACAGGAGATCGTCGAACTGATTCTGCGGTTCGCGAAAGAGAATCCCACGTGGGGAGCTGATCGAATTCAGGGTGCTTTGTCCAATGTTGGTTTTCACATCACCGATACGACTGTCAGAAATGTGCTGAAGGCCAATGGTATCGAGCCTGCTCCCGATCGCCCTGCTTCAATATCCTGGGAGACGTTTCTCAGAGCTCATTGGGAGACCATCTTCGTCGTCGATTTCACCACGGTAGAAGTCTGGACGAAGACCGGTCTAACGACGTTCTACGTCATGGTGGTGATGGAGCTGAAGTCCCGTAAAGTCGAGATCGCAGGCATAACTACCAACCCGAATAAACAATGGGTAACTCAAGTTGGACGGGACCTGACGGGAAGTGATGGCTTCCTCGAAAACGCGACGCATTTGATTCTTGATCGTGATACCTGTTTTCAACCACTGCGTTCTTTCCTGAAAGAACAGACTGAAATCGAACCGGTGCTGCTTCCGCCGAAAAGTCCCAACATGAATGCGTATCTCGAACGATTCATGAAAAGTCTGAAATCGGAATGCCTGAACAAGATGATCTTCTTCGGTCAGCACTCACTCGAACGAGCGCTGAAAGAATACGTCGCTCACTACCATTCCGAACGAAATCACCAAGGGCTCGATAATCAGCTGATTGAACCTGGTGAACACGTTGGATGCGTCGCCGGTAAGATCGAATGCCGAGAACGGCTCGGCGGTCTGCTCAAGTATTACTATCGCGACACTGAGTGA
- a CDS encoding integrase core domain-containing protein: MQSWYLFLLTMVGCMTREQQHVIDYLQTENNILRNKIGKKRILLNDNERRRLAVKGKQLGRKLLSELEAIFTPDTILRWHRQLIARKWDYSSKKKQVGRPRVRQEIVEQILRFAKENPTWGADRIQGALANVGVHITDTTIRNVLKANGIEPAPDRPASMSWQTFLKAHWETIFAVDFTSVEVWTKTGLTTFYVMVVMELKSRQVETAGITTNPNTQWVTQVGRNLTGDDGFLESASHLILDRDTCFQPLRSFLKNQTEIEPVLLPPKSPNMNAYLERFMRSLKSECLNKMIFFGQHSLERALREYVAHYHSERNHQGLDNQLIDPDEEIGCVAGKIECRERLGGLLKYYYRDAA, from the coding sequence ATGCAGTCCTGGTACCTGTTCCTGCTCACCATGGTTGGTTGTATGACTCGTGAACAACAACACGTGATCGACTACCTGCAGACGGAGAATAACATCCTCCGGAATAAGATTGGCAAGAAACGGATCCTGCTGAACGATAACGAGCGTCGTCGCCTGGCGGTCAAAGGAAAGCAGCTTGGCCGGAAGTTACTAAGTGAACTCGAGGCCATCTTCACTCCTGATACCATCCTCCGTTGGCATCGGCAGTTGATCGCCCGGAAATGGGACTACTCGTCGAAGAAGAAACAAGTTGGCCGGCCACGTGTTCGACAGGAGATCGTCGAACAGATTCTGAGGTTCGCGAAAGAGAATCCAACGTGGGGAGCTGATCGAATCCAGGGTGCTCTGGCGAATGTTGGGGTTCACATCACCGACACGACCATCAGAAATGTCTTGAAGGCGAACGGAATCGAACCTGCACCTGACCGCCCTGCCTCGATGTCCTGGCAGACGTTTCTCAAAGCTCATTGGGAGACCATCTTCGCTGTCGACTTCACCTCGGTAGAAGTCTGGACGAAGACAGGTCTGACGACTTTTTACGTCATGGTGGTGATGGAACTGAAATCAAGGCAAGTCGAGACCGCAGGCATCACAACGAATCCCAACACACAATGGGTAACTCAAGTTGGACGTAACCTGACGGGCGACGATGGCTTCCTGGAAAGCGCGTCCCATCTGATTCTTGATCGCGATACTTGTTTCCAGCCGCTGCGATCTTTTCTGAAGAACCAGACTGAAATCGAACCGGTGCTACTTCCGCCGAAAAGTCCCAACATGAATGCGTATCTCGAACGATTCATGAGAAGTCTGAAATCGGAATGCCTGAACAAGATGATCTTCTTCGGCCAGCATTCTCTCGAAAGAGCATTGCGGGAATACGTTGCTCACTACCATTCTGAACGAAACCATCAGGGACTGGACAACCAGTTGATTGATCCTGATGAAGAAATTGGATGCGTCGCCGGCAAGATCGAATGCAGAGAACGTCTCGGTGGGCTGCTCAAGTATTACTATCGCGACGCAGCTTGA
- a CDS encoding transposase, producing MLLPPKSPNMNAYLERFMRSLKSECLNKMIFFGQHSLERALKEYVAHYHFERNHQGLGNQLIDPGEEVGSIAGKVECREHLGGLLKYYYRDAA from the coding sequence GTGCTGCTTCCGCCGAAGAGTCCGAACATGAATGCGTATCTCGAACGATTCATGAGAAGTCTGAAATCCGAATGCCTGAACAAGATGATCTTCTTCGGTCAGCACTCACTCGAACGAGCGCTGAAAGAATACGTCGCTCACTACCATTTTGAAAGGAACCATCAGGGCCTCGGTAATCAGTTGATTGATCCTGGTGAAGAAGTCGGAAGCATCGCAGGTAAGGTTGAATGCCGCGAACATCTCGGTGGGCTGCTCAAGTATTACTATCGCGACGCAGCTTGA